TGCGCTTCCACACCCAAGGTCCCTCCTGGTAATTAGCTGGGGTTGTGGGTTCCTGTATAATATCCCCAGAATAAGAAATCATGTCCTCATTCAGCTTTACGTAATAAACTTTAGGATTTCCCCAGTACATATATGCCTGACCATCATCATCAATTAATATGCTAGGGTCAATATCGTGATTACTGTTTTTAACCAGTGGTTTTCCGAGGGGATCTTTGAAAGGCCCATAAGGACTATCGGCCACCAAAACCCCAATCCCAACTCCACCAGGCATTGGACAATACAGATAAAATTTGCCATTGCGTTCTATGCATTGCACTGCCCATGCACCATTGTCATAAGGTACCCACTCGAAATTATCTAATGATGCCACTACACCATGCTCGGTCCAGTTTACCATATCGGTGGAAGAATAAAGCAACCAATCTTGCATTTTAAAACCCATTGCATCATCTTCATCATGGCTGGTATAAAGAAATACCGTATCGTTATGCACCAACGGAGCAGGGTCAGCAGTAAATTTCGTTTGTATGATAGGACGCTGCTGGACTGTATTTTGTGCACCAGCATAATAATTGACTGCCAACGCCATCAAAAATATGATTGTTCCATAAAAATTCTTGTTCATCATATTATTTAGAATTAAACTTTATCTATTTCCTGAATCTGAGCTTTTTTAAGTATTGAACCTTAGAATAAATTCTCATTGTTAGAGGCCAAAAGAATGATACCACCACTATTTATTTTAACTAACATCAACGTTGCAGCCAACAGCCGGATTAACTAAAGTGGCAAATGGGAAGGTTCTGCCTGTCTCAAGTAACGCTTCTTTCTTGTACATTAAAAGTAAGAATTTACCTATTAAAAAAGCACTTTTACTGGCAGCAATGTAAAGCAGTAATCAAACTCTGCATGGTCTTTCACTATTTATGTTGAAGTTTTGACGAGCCGGGATTTAAAATTACTCCGGAGATAAAGGCCTCAGCTGAGATTTAGAAGATTGATGCTACTTTTCTAAAGATTTCAACTGGAAAAAACTCTCCTTCAGAAAAAATCATTCAGAAATGACATTTTAAAGACTTCATAAAAAAATAGCAGCCACCCATTACAGGCAGCTGCTACAAAAAAATTGGAAGGTAAAAAGTTATTTCCCTATGATGTGTTTTCTGTAGTAATCAAGAATACCGTCTATTGGCCGCTGTACAAAATTACCCGGCTCAAGCATGTAGGGCTGCAAAGAATCCTTGATAATATCCTGGGAAAAATAAGCGATAGATCCTACAAAATGTATTGGCACATTTTGAGCTTCCTTGAAACATAGAACCCTGTGTTCAATAAAGTTCTGCATTCCTTCGGCTATGAGCTGGTAGAAATAACCATTTCTTTCATTTTTGAAGATGAATTCAGCAAAATGGGCGAGATACGTATTGGGATTGTCCTTTTTGTAAATGTTCTCTTTTATGGTATCTGAAGACAAATCATACTCTTTTTCAAACACCTCGGCAATTTTCTTGGGCATTTTCTTGTAGTAGTAATCTCTGATAAGTCTTTTTCCAAAGTAATTTCCGCTGGCTTCATCCATTAAGATAAATCCGAGGGAATCTACGGCTGTTTTTACAGATTTACCGTCATAGTAACAGCTGTTGGAACCTGTTCCCAGAATACAAACAATTCCGGGTTTATCGGTTACTGCATAAACTGCCGCGACCATGTCTTCCTGCACTTTTACCTCGGTGGCACCCGAGAAGAATGTGCTAAGGATAGACTGCAACAGGGCTGTGGGTTTAGGGGTACCGCATCCTGCCCCGTAAAAGTGTACTCTTTCTACTTTATCTTTAACCTGCTTTAGATCAAGGTTTTCCTCCAGCCTTGCATGAAGTACTTCGGTTTTGAACACTGCGGGGTTTAGGCCTTTAGTGCGTGTTTTCATGATTTGCTCCCCTTTCGAATCGAGTAAGATCCAGTCACATTTAGTGGAGCCTCCGTCTGCTATTAATATCATAATAGGAAAGTGTCAAAAAGCCCTGACAGTACCGTCAGGGCTTTTTTATTATTACTTAAGTGAAGCTATGTGAGCAGACAGGTCTACTAGTTTAGCTGAATATCCATACTCGTTGTCATACCATGCAACCAGCTTAAAGAAGTTGTCATTTAAGGCAATTCCGGCACCGGCATCAAAGTTACATACGTGAGCATTAGATACGTAGTCCTGAGAAACTACCTGTTCTTCGGTATAAGAAAGGATTCCTTTGTAAGGCCCTTCGGAAGCTTTTTTGAATGCTGCTTTAATATCTTCGTAAGAAGCTGCTTTTTCTGTTCTCACGGTAAGGTCTACCACAGAAACATCGGCTGTAGGAACCCTGAAGGCCATCCCTGTAAGTTTACCATCAAGTTTCGGAATTACCTTACCAACTGCTTTGGCTGCACCTGTAGAAGAGGGGATAATGTTAATCAAGGCACTTCTACCACCTCTCCAGTCCTTTTTGGAAGGACCATCTACTGTCATTTGAGTAGCTGTAGTAGCGTGAATAGTAGTCATAAGACCTTCTACAAGGCCAAACTCATCGTCTACGATCTTGGCGAGTGGCGCAAGACAGTTGGTAGTACATGATGCGTTGGAAACAACCTTGTCATCTGCAGTGATCTCTTCGTGGTTAACACCCATTACAAACATAGGCGCGTCTTTGGAAGGAGCAGAAATAACCACTTTTTTGGCACCTGCAGTAAGGTGTTTTGCAGCTGTGTCTTTAGTGGTGAAAATACCGGTACAATCCATAACGATCTCGGCTCCAACCTGGTCCCATTTTAGATCTTCAGGATTTTTTTCAGCAGTAATACGAACGGTTTTTCCGTTCACTACCAGGTTTCCTCCTTCGATTTCTACAGTACCGTCAAATTTTCCGTGAACTGAATCATATTTTAAAAGATACGCTAAATGGTCTACATCAAGCAGGTCGTTAATTGCCACAACTTCCACGTCTTCTCTTGCGCTGGCAATTCTAAAGGCGATTCTTCCAATTCGACCAAATCCGTTTATTCCTATTTTAGTACTCATAATATTTGAATTAAATTAAAATTATACGGTAGTTATGTTTAACACCCGTCTCAATTCTTTATCTAATGGCCTGCGGCCTTTAATGGCGACTTCAAAGTCTACCGAGGTTACGATTTTATTGGTGATTCCAACCATTACTCCACTTTCTCCCCTTAAAATGGCTTCTACGGCACCTACGCCCAGTTTACTGGCGAGTACCCTGTCATAGCAACTGGGTGCCCCCCCTCTTTGGATGTGCCCCAAAACCGAAACCCGGATGTCGTAACCCGTAAGGTTTTCACCAATGAATTCGGCAAGTTCAAAAATGTTCTTTCCGCTTTTTTCACCTTCGGCTACTACGATGATACTTGAAGTTTTGCCACTTTTTCGGCTTTTCATGAGAGATTCCATCATGCGGTCTATCCCCATGTCTTCTTCAGGAATAAGGATCTCTTCGGCTCCGGCTCCAATTCCACTGTTCAAGGCGATATCACCGGCGTCACGGCCCATTACCTCAACAAGAAAAAGACGGTCATGTGAACTGGCCGTGTCGCGTATCTTGTCAATAGCGTCAACCACGGTGTTCAAAGCCGTATCATAGCCAATTGTATAATCTGTACCGTTAATGTCGTTGTCAATAGTTCCGGGAATTCCCACTATGGGGATATTGTGTTCTTCCTGCAGGTGGATGGCACCGGTGAAGGTTCCGTCTCCCCCAATGACCACAAGAGCATCAATTCCGGCTTCCTGAAGCCTTTTAAAAGCCTTTGCACGACCTTCTTTGGTTCGGAACTCCTGCGAACGGGCCGATTTGAGAAAGGTCCCGCCTTTATTGATGATGTTTCTTACAGAGCGGGCAGTGAGCAATTCAAACTCACCTTCTATAAGGCCCTGGTAGCCCCTGTAAATTCCTATACACTCGATATTGTAGTAAGCACAACTTCGGGTCACAGCTCTAATCGCCGCATTCATTCCGGGAGCATCACCTCCCGAAGTTAAAACCCCGATCTTTTTAATATTCTCTAACATCCATGTAAAGCTATTTCAATTATATAAGATAACCTAATCTATTAAACTTCTCAAACGTTTTCGGTTAATAAAAAAGAAAAAAGCCCCTTTTTTGAGGCTTTTTTATATTTTTTTAGGCTATTTATTAATTATCTGCTAATATTACATATTCCCAAGCGGTCATATGATATTGGTCATTTTTCTGCTTCTTAAACTCTTTTTTTCCAAGATAAGGTTGCAGCTCACTTTTCAGCTCAAGGGTAAAATCGACTGGTTTATCTGAAAGGTTGGCCACATAAACCACCTTTTTCCCTGCTTTGTTCCTTTCAAAAGCCAAAACCTGCTCATCTGCCGATGTTTTAAGCCTCACATAATCTGCCGCCTCTTTGCCACCGCTTAGGGCAGCATTTGAGTTCTTGAGCTCTCCCAGTTTTTCGAGCAGTGGCCACATAGTTCCCTTGGTTTTGGAGATAGTGTCTTTTTCAAAGAACCTTAACCTCTTATCCATATCGTATTCCTGCCCGCTGTAAATTAAGGGCATGCCGGGAATAGTGTACGTAAGTGCCACCATAGCTTCGGAAGCATCCCCCATTCTTTCGCGCACCGTACCGTTCCAGGAATTCTCGTCGTGGTTAGTCACAAAATTCATGAGATAATCATCCTGCTGATAAGTAGTGTCGATTTTTTTCATGTACTCGTCCCAGGCTGCCACAGTTGCTTCCCCCTGGGCAATCTGGTTCATCAAATGATGGCCCTCCCAGTTGTATCCCATATCAAATGCATTGTGGAACAGGTCTTTGTCTTCAGACTCTGCCAACATAAATACCGGTTTGGTCTCCTGGAGTTTAGGCACTGCCTGCTCCCAGAATTCGGTGGGTACTTCTCCGGCAACATCGGCTCTAAACCCGTCAATATTGTGCTCGTCTATCCAGTACTTCATTTCGGCGGTCATGGCCTCCCAAAGCTCTTTATTGTCGTAATTAAGATCGGCAACATCTGTCCATCCCCAAGATTCCCCGGTAGCGGGGTTTAAAGGATCTACAGGCTCCCCTTTGTCATTTTGAGTGTAGAAATCGGGGTTTTCCTCAAGCCAGGCATGGTCCCAGCCGGTGTGGTTTGCCACCCAGTCAAGAATCACGTACATACCGTTCTCATGCGCTGTTTGCACGAGCTCATCAAGGTCTTCTTTAGTACCAAATTCAGGGTTTACTTCGGTATAATCGGCGATAGCGTAGTAGCTTCCCAGGTATTTCTTTTTTTCTTCGGGGTCTTCAATATCTTCTATGCTCAAATCGTTTGTAGCTTTTCTTCGCACTTCAGAAATAGGATAAATTGGCATTAGCCATATCACTTTAACACCCAGATCTTTTAACTGCGGGATATCTTTAGTAAAAGCATCAAAACTTCCCTCTGGGGAATACTGCCTGATGTTGGCTTCATAAATCACTGCACTCTCCATGGCTTCGTTGTCTACCGGTGCAATGCTTTGCTCCTGCTTAACTTCGGTCGCTGCCTGCTCCGGTTCATTCTTACAGGAAACCAGGCTTATCATTCCCAGCAATAAAATTGATATTTTTTTCATGTGAAATAGGTTTAATTAATAATGGTAAGGTTTGTAATCTTCTGTTTAAGAGCCACAGGAATTATTAGCCTGCAGTCCTTATTATTGTATTCAAATGGAATCCTCTTCCCGTCAAGCAGTACCTCTTTGGGGCCCGATTGCAGGTTGTGAACTATAATTTCCGTCTCGTTAAATTCTGAAGTTTTCCCGGCTTTACCAGGTTTTTTTAGAACACTCAGGTGCAGCTTACCGCCTTCTGTGCGCCCCTTTAAGTAAAGCAGCTCGTAGTCTCCGGAAGCCAGGGCCTCAGGCGATTCTCCATCATCATGATAAAGGATGTCTTCAGTTTCACCGGCTTCCCTGTCAAAAAAGTAATGCAGCTCTATATCTTCTGCGGAAAAATGCTGCGTAGTTTGCATAGGTTTCGCCATGGGAATAAAGGCCCCGCCTCTCACAAAGGTTGGAATATGCTCTTCTTTCAGCTGAATTGTAGCTGTGCTGCCACCAGGATATTTCTTCCCCGAATAAAAGTCGAACCAGTTAGATCCCTTCGGAAAATACACTTGCTGTTCCTTAATATTCTCCCGAAGTACAGGTGAAATCAAGAAGTTCTTTCCCCACAAATAAGTGCCGGCATCCGAATATAGCCTGAAATTATCGGGCTCTTCAAAAAACAGCGGTCGCATAAGCGGCAGGCCTTCCGCAGAGTTTCTGAAAGCAAGCGTGTAATTATAAGGCAGCAACTGATATCTTAACTCAATAGCCTTTTTTGACAGTTCTTTGGTGCGTTCTTCTCTAAAAACAGGTTCTGAAGGCACTTCTTCCTGGGCGTGTGGCCGGTACACCGGCTGAAAAACCCCGTACTGCAGCCACCTCACATATAATTCATCATTCAGGTTATCGCCGGCAAATCCGCCGAGATCGGAGTGCATGTACGCCAGCCCCTGCAATCCCATTTGCAGCGAGATCTCGGGCTGTGGTTTTAAGCCGCCCCAGCTCCTGTTCACATCGCCAGACCAGGGCATTAGCCCAAAGCGTTGTGAACCTGCAGCCCCGGCGCGCATTAAAATGAACGGCCGCTGGTCTAAAAAGGCATTTTCATAACCTTCATGTATTAATTTGGCCCAGTAATGCCCGTAAATATTGTGCACTTCATTGGCGGTGCCGGCAGCGTGTATAAGGGCTTCAGGATGAACTTCAGGTTCTCCCAGGTCGCCCCACCAGCCGCCAACGCCCATTTGGGTGAGCTCTTCATAAATTTTCCAGAACCACTTTTGTGCCCCGGGCTCAAAAATGTCAATTAAACCGGTGTTTCCGAAGTAAAAGTCATAAGTAAAGGGATTTCCGAGGGAATCTTTTGCCAAAATATCATTTTGCACGGCTTCTTCCCAGCGCTTTGAAGTGGTGAGAATAAAAGGTTCGGTCACCAGCACGGTTTTCACCCCATCCTGTGCCAAATTGTGCATCATTTCTTCAGGATTGGGAAAAGAATCGGTGGCAAATTCGAGGTTTCCCATAGTCCCGGTAATTTCGTGCCCAAACCAGAAGAGGTCAATGATCACGGCATCTACCGGAATTTCTTCCTCCCTGAATTTCTCAATTGTCTCCTCCACTTCCCTGCGGGAATGATAGCCAAAACGGCTGGAAAAGTTCCCAAGTGCCCAGCGTGGCGGTAAGGGCTGCCTCCCGGTCAATAAAGTGTAATTTCCAACAATATTTTCCCAGGTTTTTCCCACCACCAGCTGGTAGGTCTTTCTCCCGCCAATGGTCTCATAGCTTAGAGTATTGCTGAAATTACTGTCGAGATTGAGAAAGCCAATGGGCGCATTGTCAAAGTGCAAAAGGTACTTTTCTGAAGACAGCACCACGGGCAACGTGAAGTTGAGCAGCTCACTTTTGGTCTCGTAACCGTAATGCGCCCTGTTGTACAGCTCCAGCCGGTTGCCGCGCCGGTTCATCCCCAGGGCACGGGCGCCACCGCCCATCAAAACTTCGGTTTCGGTGAGGTTAAAATCTAACTTTTCAAGCTCCTCCCCTTTTGTATAACCGGTTTTTTCTGAAATCACCTTTTCCCCTTCAAAAAAATAGGTGACCTGAAATGGCATTTTTGACACCACTATATCCAAACCTTCAGAATCAATAATAACGGATTCCTTTTCTTCGGAAACAGTAAAATTAACCGCCTGTGGCTCGAGCACCACGGCATGTGATTTCGCTGTATATTCTTCTTCTGAAGGAATAAAAGCAGTTTCAACGATCTCGGGCGTGAAATACCTGAAGATATATTTGCCGTCACTTGTTGCAACCTCAACGCCCGACTCGGTTTTCGCCACTTCCCCGAAAATTCTTTCCGGGTTTTGGGCGAATAAAGGGAAAGACATCAAAAGAAGGGCATTCAAAAATGCCATTTTAGAGAGGTCTTTCAGCAGGGAGTTTAACATGATTAATCCAGTTCGATTACAAGTGAAGATTTCCCTGAAACTTCAAGGTTTTGATCAAGAGAAACCTGCGCCCCCGAAATAATTTCCTTTCCTGAAACTGCGCCAGCCAAACCTTCAGCAAAACGGCTAAGATCAAGGCTTTGAGCTTCAGGATTGTTGTTGATCACCACCATCACCCTGTCATTTTCATTATACCTGAAGTACACATAGACATTCTCAAGCGGTGCGTACTGTAACAGCCTGCCGGTGTGCAGCACCTCGTTGTTCTTACGGTAATTCAGCAGTTTTTTGGTAAAAGCGTGATATTCATTCTGCTGCTGAGTTCTTCCGGCTTCAGTAAAGGCGTTTTGCTCATCTCCTGCCCAGCCGCCGGGGAAGTCCCTGCGAATATCGGCGTCTCCTTTTGCAGGCTTGTCGCCACGCATGCCAATCTCATCTCCATAGTACAACTGCGGAATTCCGCGGGTGGTCAAAATAAGCGTCATGGCAAGTTTGTACTTGTTTACATCGCCATCAAATTCTTCATTGATCCTGTTGGTATCGTGGTTGCCCGCAAACACCAAAAGATTGTAGATATCGCTGTAAAGGAAGTCGTTCGCAAAATTATCATAGGCCCTTACCATTCCATCTGCCCAGCTTTGGTCATCTTCGTTGAACATCACCATTATGGCATCGTGAAGGGTGAAATCCATTACCGCCGGCAGGTGCGAATTAAAACTCTGGATTGCCCCCACCGGAGAATCTTTTTGCCAGTAGGAAATCTGCGCCTGGTCGTGCATCCAAACCTCTCCTACAATATTGAAGTTCGGATATTCATCCATAACGGCTTTGGTCCATTTGGCAATACCTTCTTTTTCGTTGTAAGAATAGGTATCTACCCTAAACCCGTCCAGGCCCGAATATTCTATCCACCAAATGGCATTTTGGATAAGGTAGTTCAACACCAACGGGTTGCTCTGATTAAGATCGGGCATGGTAGACGTGAACCAGCCGTTCTCATTTAATTGGGTATCTACTTTTGAGCTGTGGGGATCGAATTGGGTGGTCATTCGGTAATTCGAATTTTTATATCCCGGAAACTGGTGCACCCAGTCGTAAGTCGGCAAATCCTTGATCATCCAGTGCTCTGCGCCCCAGTGGTTGGTCACATAATCCATGATCAACTTCATATCGCGCTTTTCCATCTCGGTAGCCAGGCGACGGTAATCTTCATTAGTTCCGTAACGCGGGTCTACTTTGTAAACGTCGCTTTGCGCATAGGTGTGATAAGAGTAAGCAGGGTCATCATCTTCAAGCAAAGGCGTGCTCCAAATGGCGGTAACCCCAAGATCTTCCAAATAATCGAGATTCTGGATAATACCTTCTATATCGCCACCATGCCTGCCGCCGGGATTGCTCCTGTCCCCTTTTTCCTGGAGTTGCGGATGCGAATCATTCGCCGGATTGGCATTGGCAAACCTGTCGGGCATGATAAGGTAAATAGCGTCTGACGCATCAAAACCTTCCCTGAGAGCCGATCCCGGTTCGCGCTGCTTCAGCTCGAAGGGATAAGACATGCTTTTTTTGCCCTTTTTGGATAACCTGATGTTGTAAGTAGCAGGCTTAAGACCTTCAGTCTGCACGGTCACAAAAAGGTAGTTTGGGTTCTCGGTCTTTCTCACATTGCTCACGATCATTTCTGAAGGAGTAGAAACTGAATATTCAGCAATATTTTTACCGTAGAACATCAACTGAATTTCTGACCGGTTCATACCGCTCCACCAGAAAGGCGGTTCTACCTTCTCTATCTGGGCATGTACAGATACGCCAAACAGGAATAAAAAAAGGAAAATATAATTTTTCATTATTAACATTTTAGACAGTGACAGGCACACTGGGTTCTACTTTTACCGGTTTACCTTTTACCAGGATCTCGAGAGCTTTATCACCTTCGAGGGTAAAACTGGTTTTGCCCGGTGCCACGTTGATTTTTAAGATTTGATTTCTGAAGTTGAGCTTGAAAGAGAAACTCTCCCAGCCTTCAGGGATCTGCGGATTAAAAGACAGAGTTCCGTTGAGCACGCGCATTCCGCCGAAACCTTCAACAATACTCATCCAGGTACCGGCCATACTGGTAATATGGCAGCCTTCTTTCACCTCGTTGTTATAATCATCTAGATCAAGCCTTGAAGTTCTAAGGTAGAACTCGTAAGCCTGCTCCATTCTGCCTAAAGCCGCAGCCTGAATGCTGTGCACGCAGGGCGATAGGGAAGATTCGTGAACGGTGAGCGGCTCGTAGAAATCGAAATGCTTTTCAAGTTCTTCTTTTGAAAACTGGTCTTCAAAAAAGTAGAAGCCCTGCAGCACATCGGCCTGTTTGATATAACAGGAACGCAAAATCCTGTCCCAGCTCCACTTCTGGTTAATAGGCCGCTGGGATTTGGCTAATTCAGATACCGGAATGATCTCCTTATCAAGAAAATTATCCTGTTGCAGGAATACTTTATACTCTTCGGAATAAGGGAAATACATTTTTTCGGAAACCTCTTTCCAGTCTGAAAGCTCTTCAGCCGAAAGGGCGGTCTTAGCCATTAGCCTTTCATAATCTGAAGCGTATTCATTTTTGACCTTTTCAAGGCTTTCCATACAATAATCTATACACCATTTTGCAATATAATTGGTGTACCAGTTATTGTTGACGTTGTTCTCATATTCATTAGGGCCGGTTACCCCAAGGATCACATATTTATCCTTTTTGGTGCTGTAGTTTGCCCGCTGCTGCCAGAACCTTGCAATGGCAATCATCACTTCGAGCCCTTTTTCGGGGATGTAACCAAAGTCACCGGTATAATCTACATACCTTTTAATGGCTACCACCATAGCCCCATTCCTGTGGATCTCTTCAAAAGTGATCTCCCACTCGTTATGACTTTCTTCCCCGTTCATGGTCACCATTGGATACAAGGCCGCTCCGTTGGAAAAACCAAGTTTTTTGGCATTTTCGATGGCTTTGTTGAGATGGTTATACCTATAGGTAAGCAGGTTTCTGGCCACCGACTGGTTTTTGGTAGCCATGTAAAACGGAATACAATAAGCTTCGGTATCCCAATAAGTACTGCCGCCGTATTTTTCACCGGTAAAACCTTTGGGACCAATATTGAGACGGGCATCTTCCCCCAGATAAGTCTGGTTAAGCTGGAAGATATTGAACCTGATACCCTGCTGGGCCTTAACATCACCCTGAATAGCGATATCGGCAGTTTCCCAGATCGAAGCCCAGGCTTCTTTTTGTTCGTCAAGCAATTTTTCAAAGCCGGCATCAACCGCAGCATTGAGAACTGAAGTGGCAGCCTGTACAAGCTCATCCCGCTTATGGTTCATATCGGTCACATAACCGGCAAACTTGTGAAGTGCTACTTTTTCACCTTTTCTGGCTTCCGTAGAATATCTGAAAATCACTTTTTCATCAAAGGTCACCTCGGTAGGCTCAACATCTAACTTACTGCCGTTGTTATACAAGCCCGATTGCATAAATGCGGTAGCGTGAAATTCTGTTTTTAGCGTCTTGGCAGTAATGAAGCCCTTGTCTTTATTGGTTTTCACCTCAAGCGTTTTCCAGAATTTCTCTTCCCAGTTGGCATCTTCATTGGTGATGCCACTGTCAAGGTAAGGTTCAAAAACTACAGTGGCGTCGCTGTTCTTAACTTCCACCTCATAATTGATGACCCCCAGTTCATTTCTTTTAAGGGAAAGAAAGCGAATCACTTTAACCTCAACTTCAAGCTCGTTTGGCATAACAGCGGTAAAACTGCGCTCATACCAGCCTTCTTTCATATTTAATTCCCTTCGGAAATCCCTCACTTCCTTACAGGCAGCGAGATCTAAAGCTTCCCCGTTGATAAAGACATTGATCCCTATCCAGTTAGGAGCATTCAGAACTTTGGCGAAATATTCGGGATACCCGTTCTTCCACCAGCCCACTTTGGTTTTATCGGGGTAGTACACCCCGGCTATGTAGCTTCCCTGAAAAGTGCTCCCGGAGTAATATTCTTCAAAGTTTGCCCTTTGTCCCATCGCCCCGTTTCCAAGGCTAAAAAGACTTTCTGAAGACTCTACTCTCTCTGCATCAAATCCTTCTTCCAGAATTGACCAGTTGTTCGGTTTTATATAATCCTGATTCATTTCTTTACTTTCTAAGTATTTTTTCTATAAAATCAATATCTATTTGTGTGAAATCGGCGAAATTATAATCCGCTTCTTTCAGAATATCTTTATCTCCTATCCCTATGCTAAGCATTCCGGCTATATTGGCTGCCTCAACTCCTGCAACGGAATCTTCAAAAACAATACAGTCTTTGGGTGGCAGGCCAAGTTCTTCTGCAGCAATGAGAAATACCTCGGGATCTGGTTTGGCTTTGGTCACATCATTTCCGTCTACAATGGCTGTAAACCGCTCTTCAATTCCCAGACCTTTTAAGATGGGACGGGCATTTTTACTTGCCGAACCCAGGGCAAAGGGAATGTTGTTTTCAGTTAAATAGTCAAGCACCTTTTTCACGCCGGGAAGCAGGTCGGCCTCATCCATATGGGCGATCCTTGAGAGATAATCTTCATTTTTGGAGGTCATGAGGCGCTCAAATTCGGTCTCACTCACTGTTTTATTTCCCCAGCTTAATATTTGCTGAAGGGAATGTACCCTGCTCACTCCTTTTAATTGCTCATTTTGCTCGAGCGTAATGTCGAAGCCCAGATCATTGGCCATTTTTCTCCACGCCAGATAATGAAATTTGGCAGTATCTACGATTACCCCGTCCAGGTCGAATATTATTCCTTTTGAATTCTTCATGATTTTTTAAACTTTTTTTGCTACAA
This Salinimicrobium tongyeongense DNA region includes the following protein-coding sequences:
- a CDS encoding N-acetylglucosamine kinase produces the protein MILIADGGSTKCDWILLDSKGEQIMKTRTKGLNPAVFKTEVLHARLEENLDLKQVKDKVERVHFYGAGCGTPKPTALLQSILSTFFSGATEVKVQEDMVAAVYAVTDKPGIVCILGTGSNSCYYDGKSVKTAVDSLGFILMDEASGNYFGKRLIRDYYYKKMPKKIAEVFEKEYDLSSDTIKENIYKKDNPNTYLAHFAEFIFKNERNGYFYQLIAEGMQNFIEHRVLCFKEAQNVPIHFVGSIAYFSQDIIKDSLQPYMLEPGNFVQRPIDGILDYYRKHIIGK
- the gap gene encoding type I glyceraldehyde-3-phosphate dehydrogenase, producing the protein MSTKIGINGFGRIGRIAFRIASAREDVEVVAINDLLDVDHLAYLLKYDSVHGKFDGTVEIEGGNLVVNGKTVRITAEKNPEDLKWDQVGAEIVMDCTGIFTTKDTAAKHLTAGAKKVVISAPSKDAPMFVMGVNHEEITADDKVVSNASCTTNCLAPLAKIVDDEFGLVEGLMTTIHATTATQMTVDGPSKKDWRGGRSALINIIPSSTGAAKAVGKVIPKLDGKLTGMAFRVPTADVSVVDLTVRTEKAASYEDIKAAFKKASEGPYKGILSYTEEQVVSQDYVSNAHVCNFDAGAGIALNDNFFKLVAWYDNEYGYSAKLVDLSAHIASLK
- the pfkA gene encoding 6-phosphofructokinase, whose protein sequence is MLENIKKIGVLTSGGDAPGMNAAIRAVTRSCAYYNIECIGIYRGYQGLIEGEFELLTARSVRNIINKGGTFLKSARSQEFRTKEGRAKAFKRLQEAGIDALVVIGGDGTFTGAIHLQEEHNIPIVGIPGTIDNDINGTDYTIGYDTALNTVVDAIDKIRDTASSHDRLFLVEVMGRDAGDIALNSGIGAGAEEILIPEEDMGIDRMMESLMKSRKSGKTSSIIVVAEGEKSGKNIFELAEFIGENLTGYDIRVSVLGHIQRGGAPSCYDRVLASKLGVGAVEAILRGESGVMVGITNKIVTSVDFEVAIKGRRPLDKELRRVLNITTV
- a CDS encoding alpha-amylase family glycosyl hydrolase, giving the protein MKKISILLLGMISLVSCKNEPEQAATEVKQEQSIAPVDNEAMESAVIYEANIRQYSPEGSFDAFTKDIPQLKDLGVKVIWLMPIYPISEVRRKATNDLSIEDIEDPEEKKKYLGSYYAIADYTEVNPEFGTKEDLDELVQTAHENGMYVILDWVANHTGWDHAWLEENPDFYTQNDKGEPVDPLNPATGESWGWTDVADLNYDNKELWEAMTAEMKYWIDEHNIDGFRADVAGEVPTEFWEQAVPKLQETKPVFMLAESEDKDLFHNAFDMGYNWEGHHLMNQIAQGEATVAAWDEYMKKIDTTYQQDDYLMNFVTNHDENSWNGTVRERMGDASEAMVALTYTIPGMPLIYSGQEYDMDKRLRFFEKDTISKTKGTMWPLLEKLGELKNSNAALSGGKEAADYVRLKTSADEQVLAFERNKAGKKVVYVANLSDKPVDFTLELKSELQPYLGKKEFKKQKNDQYHMTAWEYVILADN
- a CDS encoding glycoside hydrolase family 31 protein — translated: MLNSLLKDLSKMAFLNALLLMSFPLFAQNPERIFGEVAKTESGVEVATSDGKYIFRYFTPEIVETAFIPSEEEYTAKSHAVVLEPQAVNFTVSEEKESVIIDSEGLDIVVSKMPFQVTYFFEGEKVISEKTGYTKGEELEKLDFNLTETEVLMGGGARALGMNRRGNRLELYNRAHYGYETKSELLNFTLPVVLSSEKYLLHFDNAPIGFLNLDSNFSNTLSYETIGGRKTYQLVVGKTWENIVGNYTLLTGRQPLPPRWALGNFSSRFGYHSRREVEETIEKFREEEIPVDAVIIDLFWFGHEITGTMGNLEFATDSFPNPEEMMHNLAQDGVKTVLVTEPFILTTSKRWEEAVQNDILAKDSLGNPFTYDFYFGNTGLIDIFEPGAQKWFWKIYEELTQMGVGGWWGDLGEPEVHPEALIHAAGTANEVHNIYGHYWAKLIHEGYENAFLDQRPFILMRAGAAGSQRFGLMPWSGDVNRSWGGLKPQPEISLQMGLQGLAYMHSDLGGFAGDNLNDELYVRWLQYGVFQPVYRPHAQEEVPSEPVFREERTKELSKKAIELRYQLLPYNYTLAFRNSAEGLPLMRPLFFEEPDNFRLYSDAGTYLWGKNFLISPVLRENIKEQQVYFPKGSNWFDFYSGKKYPGGSTATIQLKEEHIPTFVRGGAFIPMAKPMQTTQHFSAEDIELHYFFDREAGETEDILYHDDGESPEALASGDYELLYLKGRTEGGKLHLSVLKKPGKAGKTSEFNETEIIVHNLQSGPKEVLLDGKRIPFEYNNKDCRLIIPVALKQKITNLTIIN